The nucleotide sequence AGTCCCAACAAAAGCCGTCTTAACTCTCATGCTTCTTAAGTTTTCATTAGTAAAACTTCCTACAAACACATCTGTGTGAGATCGATAGTGTCCTCCTACAAGTATGATTTCATATCTTTTGTCATCCTTAAACTTAAGAAAAACTGACATTGAATTAGTTATAACTTTTACATATGAAACATTTAAATAATCATATATAAGCTCACTTGTAGTTCCAGGACCTATATATATAATGTCATTTTCTTCAATCATCTCGCTTGCAAGTTTAGCTATATGCCTTTTTTGTTCTATGTTGATTTTTCTTTTTTCATTGTTGGAAAGTTCTTTAAACTCTACTTTATTGTTTGCATTTACTTTTTTGGCTCCACCATAGATTCTTTCTATAAGACCTTTGTTTTCAAGAACTTTTAAATCTCTTCGTACAGTTATCTCTGTAACTCCTAACTTTTCATTTATGTCCGTTATTTTTATAATGTTATTAGTTTCAAGCATTTCTAATATCCTTTGGAATCTTTCTTCCTTTAGCATACGTACTCCCCCGCATCTAACTAAATAAGACTATATACAATTCCTGTCTACGATTATATATTATCACTTAATAGTATCATTTTCAATACTGTTTATGATTATTTTTATTATTTTGTTGAACTTTATTGTTCTACTTTGTTTTAAATAAAATCCACCAAATGGTGGATCTTCCTTTTATCTATCCTTAATCCTCAGTTTTTACTTTTGCATATTCTGTATTACGTTTTTTCATTTGTTTTGCATACCAAACAAATAATGCTAAATACGCTGCTAGTGCTAATATTACATATAGTCCTGTAGTGATATTTCCTCCTTGAAAAAACTTACCTATAAGTACAGAAAGGAACTTTTCAATAGGACCCTCACAGGTTGAATGTGATATTAAGGTTGATGTTGATAATCCTTTTGGAAATGCTCCCACTTGCTTTGCTAAGTTTGTTACACAAGGTGCAATTACTGTACCTGCCCACAAAAATATTGGTATTTCAAGTATTCCAATTATTATCATCCTTATCATCTTACCGCGAGTAACCACCAAAAGCGCTGGTGTTATACCCATTGCTATAATTCCACCTAATGGTAAAAGTTTATTTCCTGGTAAAATTAACGAAAATATCAAAAGTATTGGCGCCAATATATTAGCCACAGCCCACATCTCCGCTCTACCTGCAATAAACGGCCAGTCAATACCTATATTAAAGGTTCTTCCCTTTAATCTTTTACTTAAAAAGTTAGTTATACCTTGTGATAATGGTTCAACAGCAGCTATAAACCAAGAACCTATTGCAGAAAATAGCTCTAGACATGTTGCACCTATAAATGCCAAAGTGAATATTTTTATAATACTTTGATGTCCTAAAACTCCAACAAAAACTCCTAGATAAGCACCTATTGCAAACTTGCTTCCCCAAAAACCTATTTTGTTATTAAGTTGAGCAGCATCAAAATCATACTTATCTAAAAAGGGCAGAAACTTATCAATTAACTTATCAAAAACCATAACTATAGGATTCATCATATAATTTAAATGTGTAGTTGTTGTTGGATTAGTGTCAGGCATGTTTAAAAGATCATTAAATGTAGGTTTCATTAAATCAGAATTGATAATTTTTAAAATTCCGAGAAATACAACAAATATAGTTGCAACAAGCAGATTTTTAGAGTAAAACATTATTAATATTCCGCAAAATGCTGGATGCCATACATCAAATATATCAACATCCAAGGTATTGGTTTTATTCAAAGCTAACATTATAACATTTACAATTACAAGAATAAACAAGAAAAATAACGTATACATTGATCCCCAAGTTATAGTAGCAACTGGCGCCCAACCAAGATCAGTTATAGATAAGTTTATACCTGTTGATTTAACAAATGCCTGAAGAGCACCTGAAAAATTAGTTGTAAGTAATGAAATTATTTGTCCAATTGCAGTTAAAGCAATAGCAAGCTTAAGACCACCTTCAATTGCCTTACTTACTTTTACACGCATCAAGATTGCTAAAACCGATAAAACAATAAACATCATTGGTGCTGCACCCAAATTTATTAGTGGTTTAAAAACAGCATTGGCAAATTCAACAATTCCATTCATAAAAATTTCCCCTCCACAATTTTTATCTGTAAGAAACCCAAATCGCAACTTTAATTATTCATATTCTAAAATCAGAAAAGATGTATAATTTAATAACTAAACTGGTTTTCTTAATATATTTCACGTTTTTAGCTAAACATTTTCCAATGCTGCACACCCTTTTTATATTTTTTCTACACACAATATTGTCCACAGAAAAGGAAAATGTTTAAAATCTTTTGATTATTTTTTACCTAATTTTTTCAAAACACTTTCGAGTTCATCAAATACAGGCTGAGCCATTGCTGGTATCCTATATAGTATAGCTCCTGCTTCAACGACTGGAATCTTTATTTCAAATCCAACATCAACCTTGGAGATTGGTGTAAAAACATCATATTTTGAAATAAGTTCCTCTGTTATATCCTTAACCATCATTGCATCTGCTACAACCTGATATCCTCTAGCTTTCATTTCCTGTTCTATTGCGTCCTTAATTTGGTGACTTGAATTTACTCCTGCACCGCAAGCAGCTAAAATTTTTATCATAATAATTACCCCCTAAAGTTTTGTTTTATATTTTAAGACAATTTTTATATATTTTTTATTGTCTGTTTATCAGTAATGAACTCAAAAATTTCTTCTTCATTATCTGTTTTATTTAATTTGTCCATATTTTCTTTATTAGTTATAAAATCCATTATGTTTGCTAATATATTTGTTTGAGCATCGTTTTCATTATTTATAATCATGAATAAATACCTAACCTTCAAAGTATCCTCTGGAGCTATCATATTTTTGAACTCCACTTCTTTTTTAAGTTTCACAAAAACAATACGCTTACTTAAGCAGTATTCTCTTTCTGTATGAGGTATAGCCACATTATATTCTTGTCCTTCTATCACGCTTAAATCCATACCTGTAGGATACTTTTTTTCTCTTTCTATAATCCCATCTATAAAATTATCCTTTACTAAACCTTTCTGTATAAGCCTTTGCCCTATTTTTTTAAAGATTTCATTACTATCTTTCGCGTCTTCTATAAAAATCAAATCTTCTTTAAACAAATTACTTATTTCTTTAATCATATAATCTTACCCCTCTATAATATTATACTTTATATTCATGAGTTATTACTGTTTGCTTTTGTTCTGTTATGTTATGATTTCGTTTACATTTATATAGTATACCTTATTTTTCCATTTGTCAATTCATATTTTGTGATACTTTTATTTAGTTTGTGATTGTTTCTGTCATATTTGTTTCTGCTAATATTCTACAAATATCTTTGTATATTCACTTTGTAAAATCTAATAAAAACAAGCTTTACACTATACTAATCCCTCCTTTCTTCCTTACATTCTCCTGAAATTTCAAAGTAAGTGCCACGTAAGCGATTACTAAAAAATATTATTTTTTTAGTAATAAATGTTCACAACGAACACAAATCGCTCATAAAACACATTGAAGTTACTTTATTTTTACTGAATTTTATCTTTACTTTTTTATAGTAATCGATTACTATATTATTATAAAGGGGGAGTTAAAATGGATATCATAAATATGTTAGATGAAAAATTCAAGAATATTTTTAAAAGGCATTATGAAAATGTTTTCTTTTCTCCAGGAAGAGTTAATTTAATAGGAGAACATACTGATTACAACGGTGGACATGTATTTCCTTGTGCCTTAACCATCGGTACTTACGGATTAGTTGCTAGACGAAATGATAATAAAGTATTAGCTTATTCCTTAAATTTTGATAATTTAGGTGTAATTGAATTTAGCTTAGATGATTTAAAAAAATGCAAAAAAGATGACTGGGCAAACTATGTTAAGGGAGTTATAGATACTTTTAATAAACATGGTCACAATATAGAAAATGGTTTTGAGATTCTTTTTTATGGAAGCATACCAAATGGATCAGGTTTATCTTCTTCTGCTTCTATAGAAGTTTTAACTGGTATCATACTAAATGATTTATTTAAATTAAATATTAATATGGTAGAAATAGTTAAAATGTGCCAGGAAGCAGAAAATTCCTTCATAGGTGTAAACTGCGGTATAATGGATCAATTCTCCATCGGAATGGGTAAAAAGGATTGTGCCATACTCCTTGATTGCAGTACTCTAGAATATTCTTATAGTAAATTAAATATGACAGGCTATAAAATAGTCATAGCAAATACAAATAAAAAAAGAGGCCTTGCAGATTCAAAATATAATGAAAGGCGCAGTGAATGCGAAGCTGCTCTAAAAGAACTTCAAAAGGTTAAAAATATAAATTCCTTAGGCGAACTTACAGAGGCTGAATTTGAAGAATTAAAAGACATCATTTCGGACCCTGTAAAACTAAGAAGAGCCAGACATGCTGTTTATGAAAATCAAAGAACCTTAAAGGCTGTTGTTTCACTTAATAACAACGATTTAAAAACCTTCGGAAAACTTATGAATGAATCACATATTTCCTTAAGAGATGATTATGAGGTTACAGGAATTGAACTAGATACTTTAGTTTCTTTAGCCTTAGAGTCAAAGGGAGTTATCGGCTCAAGAATGACAGGTGCAGGCTTCGGAGGTTGCACTGTAAGCATAGTTAAAGAAGACTATGTAGACGAATTCATAGAAAGTATTAAAGCAAAATATACAGAAAAGATCGGCTATGAACCAAGTTTCTATATTGTAAACATAGCTGATGGTGCTAAAAAAATAAACTAGTTTGAAAGGATGCGTTTTTTATGTCAATTTTAGTTTGTGGTGGTGCAGGTTATATCGGATCTCATACTGTACATGAATTAATCGAAAGTGGTAAAGAAGTTGTTATCGTTGATAATCTCCAAAGTGGACATTTACAGGCTGTAAATAAAAAGGCCAAATTCTATAAAGGAGATATTAGGGACAGTGAATTTTTAGATAAAGTTTTTTCAGAAAACAAAATTCAGTCAATAATTCACTTTGCAGCTAATTCTCTAGTTGGAGAAAGTATGGAAAAGCCTCTTCTCTACTTCAACAACAATGTATATGGTATGCAAATTTTACTTGAAAGCATGGTTAAACATAATATTAAAAATATAGTATTCTCCTCTACCGCTGCTGTCTATGGAGAACCCAAAAAAATTCCTATATTAGAATCAGATGATACAAATCCAACAAACACTTATGGTGAAACAAAACTAACTATGGAAAAAATGATGAAATGGTCAAGCAAAGCTTACGGTATTAACTATGTAGCACTCAGATATTTCAATGTTGCTGGTGCTCTAGATGATGGTAGTATAGGTGAAGATCACAATCCAGAAACACATTTAATACCACTTATACTTCAAGTTCCTCTTAAAAAACGTCCATTTATAACTGTGTTTGGAACAGATTATCCAACACCAGACGGTACATGTATCAGAGATTATATACACGTTATAGATTTAGCTGCTGCTCATATTAAAGCTGTAGAATATTTGGAAAACGGCGGAAAAAGCAGTATATTTAACTTAGGTAACGGAGTAGGCTTTAGCGTAAAAGAAATGATTGATGCTGCCAGGGAGGTTACTAAACAAAATATCAAAGTGGTTCTTGGAG is from Clostridium acetobutylicum ATCC 824 and encodes:
- a CDS encoding PTS galactitol transporter subunit IIC; this translates as MNGIVEFANAVFKPLINLGAAPMMFIVLSVLAILMRVKVSKAIEGGLKLAIALTAIGQIISLLTTNFSGALQAFVKSTGINLSITDLGWAPVATITWGSMYTLFFLFILVIVNVIMLALNKTNTLDVDIFDVWHPAFCGILIMFYSKNLLVATIFVVFLGILKIINSDLMKPTFNDLLNMPDTNPTTTTHLNYMMNPIVMVFDKLIDKFLPFLDKYDFDAAQLNNKIGFWGSKFAIGAYLGVFVGVLGHQSIIKIFTLAFIGATCLELFSAIGSWFIAAVEPLSQGITNFLSKRLKGRTFNIGIDWPFIAGRAEMWAVANILAPILLIFSLILPGNKLLPLGGIIAMGITPALLVVTRGKMIRMIIIGILEIPIFLWAGTVIAPCVTNLAKQVGAFPKGLSTSTLISHSTCEGPIEKFLSVLIGKFFQGGNITTGLYVILALAAYLALFVWYAKQMKKRNTEYAKVKTED
- a CDS encoding PTS sugar transporter subunit IIB; the encoded protein is MIKILAACGAGVNSSHQIKDAIEQEMKARGYQVVADAMMVKDITEELISKYDVFTPISKVDVGFEIKIPVVEAGAILYRIPAMAQPVFDELESVLKKLGKK
- a CDS encoding galactokinase, whose translation is MDIINMLDEKFKNIFKRHYENVFFSPGRVNLIGEHTDYNGGHVFPCALTIGTYGLVARRNDNKVLAYSLNFDNLGVIEFSLDDLKKCKKDDWANYVKGVIDTFNKHGHNIENGFEILFYGSIPNGSGLSSSASIEVLTGIILNDLFKLNINMVEIVKMCQEAENSFIGVNCGIMDQFSIGMGKKDCAILLDCSTLEYSYSKLNMTGYKIVIANTNKKRGLADSKYNERRSECEAALKELQKVKNINSLGELTEAEFEELKDIISDPVKLRRARHAVYENQRTLKAVVSLNNNDLKTFGKLMNESHISLRDDYEVTGIELDTLVSLALESKGVIGSRMTGAGFGGCTVSIVKEDYVDEFIESIKAKYTEKIGYEPSFYIVNIADGAKKIN
- a CDS encoding PTS sugar transporter subunit IIA, with product MIKEISNLFKEDLIFIEDAKDSNEIFKKIGQRLIQKGLVKDNFIDGIIEREKKYPTGMDLSVIEGQEYNVAIPHTEREYCLSKRIVFVKLKKEVEFKNMIAPEDTLKVRYLFMIINNENDAQTNILANIMDFITNKENMDKLNKTDNEEEIFEFITDKQTIKNI
- the galE gene encoding UDP-glucose 4-epimerase GalE, which translates into the protein MSILVCGGAGYIGSHTVHELIESGKEVVIVDNLQSGHLQAVNKKAKFYKGDIRDSEFLDKVFSENKIQSIIHFAANSLVGESMEKPLLYFNNNVYGMQILLESMVKHNIKNIVFSSTAAVYGEPKKIPILESDDTNPTNTYGETKLTMEKMMKWSSKAYGINYVALRYFNVAGALDDGSIGEDHNPETHLIPLILQVPLKKRPFITVFGTDYPTPDGTCIRDYIHVIDLAAAHIKAVEYLENGGKSSIFNLGNGVGFSVKEMIDAAREVTKQNIKVVLGERRSGDPAQLVASSQKAKEVLGWSPKFTNVKDIIKDAWKWHETHPNGFDA
- a CDS encoding DeoR/GlpR family DNA-binding transcription regulator: MLKEERFQRILEMLETNNIIKITDINEKLGVTEITVRRDLKVLENKGLIERIYGGAKKVNANNKVEFKELSNNEKRKINIEQKRHIAKLASEMIEENDIIYIGPGTTSELIYDYLNVSYVKVITNSMSVFLKFKDDKRYEIILVGGHYRSHTDVFVGSFTNENLRSMRVKTAFVGTNGIYNDNITTSNEEEGMCQKIIMDNAAKKYVLCDSSKVGKEDFFSFYSLEDVTGIITDKNIDEGLKKQYQNRAKIICS